Proteins from a genomic interval of Clostridium scatologenes:
- a CDS encoding ASKHA domain-containing protein has protein sequence MNTLNKKFQLIINSQKGKEVIKVKSGENLFNVLMDNRIFIDSPCNGKGICGKCKVKVVIGLKKPTPLDIKHLTKEELESGFRLSCNFTIDEDSEIVLLEKNKDMEVLINGTEQQYTLDTVVKKKYLAIEKPSINDQRDDYRRLSDACESDDLLIGLQYLPQISDLLREADFNVTASLYKNRLLHLENGNCLQQNYGLAVDIGTTTIVIYLLNLNDGKVIDIDSRVNNQRSYGADVVSRINFTIENANGLGILKNNIVTQLNDMIELLCKKSNISEDNIYDIVIVGNTIMIHLLLGLPCKNITMSPYIPVVTKALELEAKEIGIKGKGMVSLLPGISAFVGSDITAGILSCGMLNSEKYSLLLDLGTNGEIALGNKNEVVTCSTAAGPAFEGTNIKHGIGAIKGAISKVDLSKDKIYETIGNEKPCGICGSGVLDAVAQFVKFGILDESGRMTGADEVENKDYHNRIVEIDNMRQFILAQNSIHEESITFTQKDVREVQLAKAAVCAGIKILLKEKNINFNEIEKVYIGGGFGNYMDIESSATIGMIPKELKGKIESVGNCAGGGAKIYLLSKRIRENAVDIINKTTYIELSKREDFQEYFIDSMILD, from the coding sequence ATGAATACTTTAAATAAAAAATTTCAACTTATTATTAATTCACAAAAGGGTAAAGAAGTCATAAAGGTTAAATCAGGTGAAAATTTATTTAATGTATTAATGGATAACAGAATATTTATAGATAGTCCCTGCAATGGAAAAGGAATTTGTGGAAAATGTAAAGTTAAAGTAGTAATAGGATTAAAGAAACCTACTCCACTTGATATAAAACATTTAACTAAAGAAGAGTTAGAAAGTGGATTTAGATTATCCTGTAATTTTACTATAGATGAAGATTCAGAAATAGTACTTTTAGAAAAGAATAAAGATATGGAAGTATTAATAAATGGGACAGAACAGCAATATACTTTAGATACTGTAGTGAAGAAAAAATATTTAGCAATTGAGAAACCATCCATTAATGATCAACGAGATGATTATAGAAGGTTAAGTGATGCTTGTGAAAGTGATGATTTACTCATTGGATTACAATATTTACCTCAAATAAGTGATTTGTTAAGAGAAGCTGATTTTAATGTTACCGCATCACTTTATAAGAATCGTCTTTTACATTTAGAAAATGGTAACTGTTTACAACAAAACTATGGACTGGCTGTAGATATAGGTACAACTACTATAGTAATCTATTTATTAAATCTAAATGATGGGAAAGTAATAGATATAGATTCAAGAGTTAATAACCAAAGAAGTTATGGGGCTGATGTGGTTTCAAGAATAAATTTTACTATTGAGAATGCAAATGGATTAGGTATATTGAAGAATAATATTGTAACTCAGCTTAATGATATGATAGAACTGTTATGTAAAAAAAGTAACATAAGTGAAGATAACATATATGATATAGTTATTGTTGGAAACACTATTATGATTCACCTACTACTTGGACTTCCATGTAAAAATATAACTATGTCACCATATATTCCAGTGGTTACAAAGGCACTGGAGCTTGAAGCTAAGGAGATTGGAATTAAGGGTAAAGGCATGGTAAGCTTACTTCCTGGTATATCAGCTTTTGTAGGAAGTGATATAACTGCTGGTATATTATCCTGTGGTATGTTAAATTCAGAAAAATATTCATTATTATTAGACCTTGGAACTAATGGAGAAATTGCGCTAGGTAATAAAAACGAAGTAGTAACTTGCTCTACGGCTGCTGGACCAGCTTTTGAAGGTACAAATATTAAGCATGGAATTGGTGCCATAAAAGGAGCTATAAGCAAGGTTGATTTATCAAAGGATAAAATATATGAAACAATAGGCAATGAAAAACCTTGCGGAATATGCGGTTCAGGAGTGTTGGATGCTGTGGCACAATTTGTGAAGTTTGGAATATTAGATGAATCAGGTAGAATGACAGGAGCGGACGAAGTTGAAAACAAGGATTATCATAATAGGATTGTTGAGATAGATAATATGAGACAGTTTATTCTAGCACAAAATAGTATACATGAGGAAAGTATTACCTTTACACAAAAGGATGTACGAGAAGTTCAATTAGCAAAGGCTGCTGTATGTGCTGGTATCAAAATACTTTTAAAAGAAAAGAACATAAACTTTAATGAAATAGAAAAAGTGTACATTGGCGGTGGATTTGGTAATTATATGGATATAGAAAGTTCTGCTACCATAGGCATGATACCCAAAGAGCTCAAGGGTAAGATTGAATCTGTTGGCAACTGTGCAGGGGGTGGAGCTAAAATATATTTGCTATCAAAACGAATAAGAGAGAATGCAGTAGATATTATTAATAAAACAACATATATAGAGTTATCAAAAAGAGAAGATTTCCAAGAATATTTTATAGATTCTATGATACTGGATTAA
- a CDS encoding YidC/Oxa1 family membrane protein insertase, whose translation MNIIFNLFNQILSNIFNFTGDWGISIIFLTILVRIILVPFSIKQKSEMYNQQRISQKIQDIKLKYKNNEKRIKEETVKYEQQLAKSTLGCLVTFIQLPILFTLYNVVMKMPVQVGTIILPWVSSIKLYDSYYVVPIIYGLISICPQLINNLDYFKVLKEVNLSKTNLIITSIFSILITIKAPIALGLYFITTSLFTLFEEIGYRLYMKKFSAASSNC comes from the coding sequence ATGAACATTATTTTTAACCTTTTCAACCAAATATTAAGTAATATTTTCAATTTCACTGGAGATTGGGGTATTTCCATAATTTTTTTAACTATATTAGTAAGAATAATACTTGTTCCATTCTCCATAAAACAAAAATCTGAAATGTATAACCAGCAGAGAATCTCACAAAAAATTCAGGATATAAAACTTAAGTATAAAAATAATGAGAAAAGAATTAAAGAAGAAACTGTTAAATATGAACAGCAGCTTGCTAAGAGTACTTTAGGATGTCTAGTTACCTTCATACAACTACCAATACTTTTCACTTTATATAATGTAGTGATGAAGATGCCAGTACAAGTTGGCACAATTATTCTACCTTGGGTATCAAGTATTAAACTGTATGATAGTTACTATGTCGTTCCAATTATATATGGTTTAATTTCTATATGCCCTCAGCTTATTAATAATTTGGATTATTTCAAAGTATTAAAGGAAGTTAACCTTTCTAAAACAAATTTAATTATAACTAGTATATTCAGCATATTAATAACTATAAAAGCTCCAATAGCACTTGGGCTATACTTCATAACTACAAGTTTATTTACTTTATTTGAGGAAATAGGCTATAGACTTTATATGAAAAAGTTTAGTGCAGCTTCAAGTAATTGTTAG